From the genome of Pelosinus fermentans DSM 17108:
GTGGATTGGGATGTCTTACATGGCCCATCTCCTCCCGGCCATCCATCAGACGCTTTTGGGCAACTTTCCCCAGGCCATTGCCGCGATTAGGCCGGAATGGTTCTTATATTTGGTGGCCATTTACCCGTATTCCGCTTATGATGCCTATGTTAATACGGTTCAGTATAATACATTATTTGACCAGGAACAGAGCCGGTTCCTCATTGACAATTATCAAAATCCCAAGTTTCCCATGCCCGTAATGGATGATAACAGTCATTAAACTCGTTCCGGCATTGAGCAATTTTTGCTGCGATCGAACTTTTTTCTGCATATAAACGATCTTTAGTCTTATTCTATAAGCAAGATAGTTTTTACCTGACGGTAATACTAAACAGGGACAGTTATTTGGCTTGAGATGGGAGAAGCAATATAGAAACCTGAAACAGAGCCTTGCTTTGGTAAATGCTTATAAAAAATATAGCAGGATTTAGTATTATAAAAGAGAAGCTGCCCATAAATCTACTAATCGTAGATTAAGGGTAGCTTCTCTTTGGGTTGACATACCAATAGAAGGATAATTTAGAACGTATCCGTTTTAAATGGGACAGGGAACCTGTCCCCGTGTCCCAATTAGTGCCCCGTCAACCATTACCAGGTTTAACGGCCTCCCCGCCGTCCAATTGAGTGGCAGCCCGGCAGCAGGCTACAGCTCGGGCCAGGCCTTAGCAGCGCTGGAAGAAGTGGCAGCGCAAACAGTAAGGTTAGCAACACGCTAATTACGAAAGGTGCTATGTAAACCTGCTCAGAAAAATTATACAGTTAAGTTTTGGGTTCATGCTAATCAGTTTTGGATAAGATATAAAAATGACATCTAGGTATAAGAAGTATTACTTAATTCAACTGTGAGAGGGAGCGTAAAAAGCTGATCATGGACCAATCTAATCAACAAGTAGAAAAAGGTATACTCCTATTCATTTTAATTTTAGGGGCGTTTTTATCGCTTTTGAATCAGACGATACTAAATGTTGCTTTACCTGATTTGATGAAGCAATTTGAGGTTTCTACAACAACCATTCAATGGCTGTCAACTGGCTTTATGTTGGTGAATGGTATTATAATTCCGGCGACGGCTTTTTTTATAAAACGATTTACGACTCGGCAGCTATTTGTCAGTTCAATGGTTTTGCTGTTAGTGGGAACTTTCATTAACGCCACTGCACCAAACTTCGCTTTTTTATTAACAGGTCGGCTGATTCAAGCTGCAGGTGCCGGTATCATTATGCCTCTATTAATGGTGGTTATACTTGCGGTGTTTCCTGAGGAAGGCCGTGGAGCTGCAATGGGAATAATTGGACTTGTAATGATAGTCGCGCCAGCAATTGCTCCAACCTTGGCAGGGTTCGTTATCGGGCACTTCTCATGGCGATGGTTATTTATCGGCATGTTCCCGCTTGTCGTCATCGTCATTGCTTTATCGCTTAGATATCTGGTGAATGTAT
Proteins encoded in this window:
- a CDS encoding efflux RND transporter permease subunit, with amino-acid sequence MGQGTCPRVPISAPSTITRFNGLPAVQLSGSPAAGYSSGQALAALEEVAAQTVRLATR